One Helicobacter cetorum MIT 00-7128 DNA window includes the following coding sequences:
- the purB gene encoding adenylosuccinate lyase gives MLERYAREEMKALWSEQSKFEAYLEVEKAVVRAWNKLGQISDEDCEKICKNAKFDLERIKEIEKITKHDLIAFTTCVSESLGIESRFFHYGITSSDCIDTAMALLMTKSLKLIQQGVKNLYETLKNKALEHKDTLMVGRSHGIFGEPITFGLVLALWADEIKRHLKALDLTMEFISVGAISGAMGNFAHAPLELEELTCESLGLKVANISNQVIQRDRYARLACDLALLASSCEKIAVNIRHLQRSEVQEAEEYFSTGQKGSSAMPHKRNPVLSENITGLCRVIRSFTTPMLENVALWHERDISHSSVERFALPDMFITSDFMLSRLSSVIENLVVYPKNMLKNLALSGGLVFSQRVLLELPKKGLSREESYTIVQENAMKVWENLQQGTSKNTDENLFLNALLNDERLKKYLSESEIKACFDYSYYTKNINAIFKRVFD, from the coding sequence ATGCTAGAACGCTACGCACGAGAAGAAATGAAAGCCCTATGGAGCGAGCAGAGCAAATTTGAAGCCTATTTAGAAGTAGAAAAGGCTGTGGTTAGAGCGTGGAATAAACTTGGGCAAATTAGCGATGAAGATTGTGAAAAAATCTGTAAAAATGCGAAGTTTGATTTAGAGCGCATTAAAGAAATTGAAAAAATCACTAAGCATGATTTAATCGCTTTCACTACTTGTGTGAGTGAGAGTTTGGGAATAGAATCACGATTTTTTCATTATGGTATCACTTCTAGTGATTGTATTGATACGGCTATGGCATTATTGATGACAAAAAGTTTAAAGCTCATCCAACAAGGCGTTAAAAATCTTTATGAAACGCTTAAAAATAAAGCCTTAGAGCATAAAGACACTCTAATGGTAGGCAGAAGTCATGGGATTTTTGGCGAACCCATTACTTTTGGCTTAGTTTTAGCTCTTTGGGCTGACGAAATCAAACGCCATTTAAAAGCCCTAGATTTGACTATGGAGTTTATTAGTGTGGGAGCCATTAGTGGGGCTATGGGGAATTTTGCTCACGCTCCCTTAGAATTAGAAGAGTTAACTTGTGAATCTTTAGGTTTAAAAGTAGCAAACATTAGCAACCAAGTGATTCAAAGAGACCGCTACGCTAGATTAGCGTGTGATTTAGCCCTTTTAGCGAGCAGTTGTGAAAAAATCGCTGTGAATATCCGCCACTTACAACGAAGCGAAGTGCAAGAAGCTGAAGAATATTTTTCAACAGGGCAAAAAGGAAGCTCCGCCATGCCCCATAAAAGAAATCCGGTGCTAAGCGAGAATATCACAGGGCTTTGTAGGGTAATTCGCTCTTTTACTACCCCTATGCTAGAAAATGTCGCCCTTTGGCATGAAAGAGATATTAGCCATAGCTCAGTGGAGAGATTTGCTTTACCAGATATGTTTATCACAAGCGATTTTATGCTTAGTCGCTTGAGTAGTGTTATTGAAAACTTGGTCGTTTATCCAAAAAATATGCTTAAAAATTTAGCGTTAAGTGGGGGGCTAGTTTTTTCACAACGAGTGCTTTTAGAACTACCCAAAAAAGGTTTGAGCAGAGAAGAAAGCTATACAATCGTGCAAGAAAATGCGATGAAAGTATGGGAAAATTTACAGCAAGGCACTTCAAAAAACACTGATGAAAACTTGTTTTTAAACGCCTTATTAAATGATGAACGCTTGAAAAAATATTTGAGTGAAAGCGAGATTAAAGCGTGTTTTGATTATAGCTACTACACTAAGAATATCAATGCGATTTTTAAAAGGGTGTTTGACTAA